The following proteins come from a genomic window of Lolium rigidum isolate FL_2022 chromosome 5, APGP_CSIRO_Lrig_0.1, whole genome shotgun sequence:
- the LOC124653545 gene encoding probable galacturonosyltransferase 4 encodes MRWRSVPDWVRLWWCVCFAVARVAFDREDGSNLVWPRMAASEVSLAKDLTIERLGEHKNRVLSAADDWQAVEIAKRTDTSVRWKEPVSRDADEVVAEGNGSDQSKQDGVIKEVVSTDSKGDEEEDGHGVKEKLLRDTDEVEHRDGSGAATENNSISGMATTGNLSSSLQKEDETTRATPREETSTVEVSINADLATSLSSAAQSATSPDATIRIIKDQLTRAKTYLGLLASRGNHGSAKELRARMKDIQRALGDATNDGMLPQNVHSRIKAMEQTLGKLKRTHDSCSGAVSRLRTAIHSTEERLQSHKKDANYLAQIAAKSLPKGLHCLPLRLTNEYYSTNSNNKDFPNMEKLEDPKLHHYAIFSDNVLAAAVVVNSTLVHAKKPANHVFHIVTDRLNYAAMKMWFLANPLGKAAIQVQNVEEFTWLNSSYSPVLKQLESSSIIDYYFRSGKARPGENPKFRNPKYLSILNHLRFYLPEIFPKLNKVLFLDDDTVVQQDLSALWSIDLKGKVNGAVETCGETFHRFDKYLNFSNPLIASNFNPHSCGWAYGMNMFDLSEWRKQNITDVYHTWQNLNEDRLLWKLGTLPAGLVTFWNRTFPLDRSWHLLGLGYNPNVNEKDIRQASVIHYNGNLKPWLEIGLSKYRKYWSRHVNYDQVFVRECNINP; translated from the exons ATGCGGTGGAGATCCGTGCCTGATTGGGTGAGACTTTGGTGGTGTGTTTGTTTTGCAGTGGCGAGGGTCGCCTTCGATCGGGAGGATGGGTCCAATCTGGTGTGGCCGCGTATGGCCGCGTCCGAGGTCTCTCTCGCCAAAG ATTTGACAATCGAGAGGCTAGGGGAGCACAAGAACCGGGTGCTGTCAGCGGCCGACGACTGGCAAGCAGTTGAGATTGCGAAAAGAACCGATACGAGCGTGCGGTGGAAGGAGCCTGTGTCGCGGGATGCTGATGAGGTGGTTGCTGAGGGAAACGGCAGTGATCAGTCGAAACAGGATGGCGTGATAAAGGAAGTTGTTAGCACCGATAGCAagggagacgaggaggaggatggacATGGGGTGAAGGAAAAACTGTTGCGGGATACAGATGAGGTAGAGCACAGAGATGGATCTGGTGCGGCAACAGAGAATAATAGCATTTCTGGAATGGCTACTACTGGAAACCTGAGTTCATCTTTACAAAAG GAAGATGAAACTACACGTGCTACCCCCAGAGAGGAGACGTCCACAGTGGAAGTTAGTATCAATGCTGATCTTGCTACATCACTTAGTAGCGCTGCCCAATCAGCAACTTCCCCAGATGCTACAATCCGCATCATCAAGGACCAGTTGACAAGAGCAAAGACGTATCTTGGCCTTCTAGCGTCTAGAGGCAATCATGGTTCCGCCAAGGAGTTACGTGCACGAATGAAGGATATCCAACGAGCACTAGGTGATGCAACCAATGATGGGATGCTTCCTCAGAA TGTGCATAGTAGAATAAAAGCAATGGAGCAGACACTGGGAAAGCTCAAGAGAACTCATGATAGTTGCTCAGGTGCTGTGAGCAGGCTCCGTACAGCCATTCACTCAACAGAAGAGCGGCTTCAATCTCACAAAAAAGATGCAAACTATCTTGCTCAAATAGCAGCAAAATCTTTACCCAAAGGACTTCATTGTCTCCCATTGCGTCTTACAAATGAGTACTACTCCACCAACTCCAATAATAAGGATTTCCCAAATATGGAAAAGTTGGAAGACCCCAAACTCCATCACTATGCAATTTTCTCGGATAATGTATTGGCTGCTGCAGTGGTTGTGAACTCCACTCTTGTTCATGCGAAG AAACCAGCAAACCATGTCTTCCACATCGTGACAGATAGACTTAACTATGCTGCAATGAAGATGTGGTTCTTGGCTAACCCCTTGGGCAAAGCTGCAATTCAGGTTCAGAATGTTGAAGAGTTTACATGGCTGAACTCAAGCTACAGTCCAGTTCTAAAGCAGTTAGAATCCAGTTCGATAATTGATTACTACTTCAGGAGTGGGAAGGCTCGACCTGGTGAAAATCCCAAATTCCGGAACCCAAAATACCTATCAATTCTCAACCATCTGAGGTTCTATCTCCCTGAGATATTCCCGAAGCTTAATAAGGTGTTATTTCTAGATGATGATACTGTAGTGCAGCAGGACCTAAGTGCGCTTTGGTCGATAGATCTCAAAGGCAAGGTGAATGGTGCTGTTGAGACCTGTGGGGAGACCTTCCATAGGTTTGATAAATACCTCAACTTCTCCAATCCTCTTATTGCCAGCAATTTTAATCCACACTCTTGTGGTTGGGCATATGGCATGAACATGTTCGATTTGTCTGAGTGGAGAAAGCAAAACATCACTGACGTCTACCACACCTGGCAGAACCTG AACGAAGATAGGCTATTATGGAAGCTAGGTACCCTCCCTGCAGGCCTTGTAACATTTTGGAACCGTACGTTCCCCCTTGACCGCTCCTGGCATCTTTTGGGACTTGGGTACAATCCAAATGTCAACGAGAAGGATATCAGGCAAGCATCCGTTATCCACTACAATGGAAATCTGAAACCCTGGCTCGAGATTGGACTGTCCAAATACCGCAAATATTGGTCACGCCATGTAAACTACGATCAAGTATTTGTACGGGAGTGCAACATAAACCCCTGA